The Nocardioides campestrisoli genome includes a window with the following:
- the lhgO gene encoding L-2-hydroxyglutarate oxidase, with protein sequence MAEQSIGVVGGGIVGLAVARELTRRLPGARVTVLEKESRLGTHQTGHNSGVVHAGIYYRPGSLKAELCTRGRLLLREYAAERGLPYEECGKLVVAVDRAELGRFDALERTARENGVPGLRRVQGADLTDVEPHAAGLVALHSPQTAITDYVAVAEAYGEDVVRAGGQVLLSTTVTGIRRRAGAITVTTDAGPHRFDRLVVCAGLQADRVSRMTDGVDGPRIVPFRGEYMEVAPAKRALVRGMVYPVPDPRYPFLGVHFTRRVTGTLEVGPNAVLGLAREGYRRGDLDLADVRAMATWPGTWRMASQHWRTGLEELRGSLSVRAYMRAASRYVPEIGAADVVRGKAGVRAQAVDRDGSLVEDFRIGHEDGITTVRNAPSPAATSSLAIAEHVVDQVLRQG encoded by the coding sequence ATGGCTGAGCAGAGCATCGGGGTGGTCGGGGGCGGCATCGTGGGGCTGGCGGTCGCGCGCGAGCTGACCCGGCGCCTCCCCGGCGCCCGGGTCACGGTGCTGGAGAAGGAGAGCCGGCTGGGCACCCACCAGACCGGGCACAACTCCGGCGTCGTGCACGCCGGCATCTACTACCGTCCGGGCAGCCTCAAGGCCGAGCTGTGCACCCGCGGCCGGCTGCTCCTGCGCGAGTACGCCGCCGAGCGCGGGCTGCCGTACGAGGAGTGCGGCAAGCTCGTGGTCGCCGTCGACCGCGCCGAGCTGGGCCGGTTCGACGCGCTCGAGCGGACCGCCCGGGAGAACGGGGTGCCGGGGCTGCGCCGGGTCCAGGGCGCCGACCTGACCGACGTCGAGCCGCACGCGGCGGGCCTGGTCGCGCTGCACTCGCCCCAGACCGCCATCACCGACTACGTGGCCGTCGCCGAGGCGTACGGGGAGGACGTGGTCCGGGCCGGCGGCCAGGTGCTGCTCTCCACGACGGTGACCGGGATCCGGCGTCGGGCCGGCGCGATCACGGTGACCACCGACGCCGGGCCGCACCGGTTCGACCGGCTCGTGGTCTGTGCGGGGCTGCAGGCCGACCGCGTCTCCCGGATGACCGACGGCGTCGACGGGCCCCGCATCGTCCCGTTCCGCGGGGAGTACATGGAGGTCGCGCCCGCCAAGCGGGCGTTGGTCCGCGGGATGGTCTACCCGGTGCCCGACCCCCGCTACCCGTTCCTGGGGGTGCACTTCACCCGGCGGGTGACCGGGACGCTGGAGGTCGGGCCGAACGCCGTCCTCGGGCTGGCCCGCGAGGGCTACCGGCGCGGCGACCTCGACCTCGCCGACGTCCGGGCCATGGCGACCTGGCCCGGCACCTGGCGGATGGCGTCGCAGCACTGGCGCACCGGGCTGGAGGAGCTGCGCGGCAGCCTCTCGGTCCGTGCCTACATGCGGGCCGCCAGCCGTTACGTGCCCGAGATCGGCGCCGCCGACGTGGTCCGCGGCAAGGCGGGGGTGCGCGCCCAGGCGGTGGACCGGGACGGCTCCCTGGTCGAGGACTTCCGGATCGGTCACGAGGACGGCATCACCACCGTGCGCAACGCCCCTTCGCCGGCCGCCACCTCCAGCCTGGCGATCGCCGAGCACGTGGTCGACCAGGTGCTCCGTCAAGGCTGA